In the genome of Drosophila subpulchrella strain 33 F10 #4 breed RU33 chromosome 2L, RU_Dsub_v1.1 Primary Assembly, whole genome shotgun sequence, one region contains:
- the LOC119546639 gene encoding uncharacterized protein LOC119546639 gives MEEEHVVSIAVPEKKPCGGIQPPPIYQKLMVENLTMIRPPILKIYYWESFDIAGLNRKLRSNRVEHEHTFSVPIRQIHSHPLKMVFWLRNLSPKNATLTLKRIQNCHCQPLQTQVGFNQFRQLFHCPHRRLLNINQEILAIKPDEVVALTVTAFFFLYGEHLLTYEVHTEDKRKFLWHFHLEISSFDPEKCLLSKELLPVNIKNYYHTTQPLWVQNITMSHLSFSFASRDRGLKLLNMNLTVPRQSVWPLLVDYRPLDYENEAEIIMSFDNIKARYKIKARGVLADEKEQTDMPLKERECADFLNIIYPNRLSFEVCLREDRTQLVNVHNYGQKCMEFRWQSYIINEFFSVVFNPPIFRLKGHHSKLCEIKVSVFERLVHFRRIPIVLEVHRILDRATLIAKQELEEVESIDDPKWKEDSYVEHVFLHLNIRSTLKPALDTSEELEPGERIDPTAGPEPCSQFGAGAGGGIGSGDGPAPPTLQTEEQRKEAERKELISRLVAKSKLNSNEVIELSMAIDQRITIFEKLFWKYLSKSKFMRISAERKRQKLVKTYEQVIAPDDTIPPETTTEIDRNHIIEILSRLMQEAINDLAKNWVFIPSQYYERNH, from the exons ATGGAAGAGGAACATGTGGTAAGCATTGCGGTTCCGGAGAAGAAGCCATGTGGCGGAATCCAACCGCCGCCCATTTACCAGAAGCTGATGGTGGAGAACCTGACCATGATCCGACCGCCCATCCTGAAGATCTACTACTGGGAGAGCTTCGACATCGCTGG CCTGAATAGAAAGCTGCGCTCTAACCGCGTAGAGCACGAGCACACATTTTCGGTCCCCATCCGCCAGATCCACAGTCACCCCCTCAAAATGGTCTTTTGGCTGCGTAACCTCTCCCCAAAGAATGCCACATTGACCCTTAAACGAATCCAAAACTGCCACTGCCAGCCTCTCCAAACCCAAGTTGGATTTAATCAGTTTCGCCAGCTATTCCACTGCCCGCACCGTAGACTGCTCAACATCAACCAGGAGATCCTGGCCATCAAACCAGATGAGGTGGTGGCCCTTACAGTCACCGCCTTTTTCTTCCTCTACGGCGAACACCTGCTCACCTACGAAGTTCA CACCGAGGACAAACGCAAGTTTCTTTGGCACTTTCACCTGGAGATCTCATCCTTCGACCCCGAAAAGTGTCTTCTTTCCAAAGAGCTGCTGccagtaaatataaaaaactattacCATACAACGCAGCCTTTGTGGGTGCAAAATATCACGATGTCCCACTTGTCCTTCTCGTTCGCTTCGAGGGATCGGGGCCTCAAGCTGCTCAATATGAATCTCACCGTTCCCAGACAGAGTGTGTGGCCCCTCCTGGTGGACTATCGACCCCTGGACTACGAAAATGAG gcagaaaTTATCATGTCCTTTGATAATATCAAGGCTCGCTACAAGATCAAGGCTCGAGGTGTCCTGGCAGATGAAAAGGAGCAGACGGATATGCCCTTGAAGGAGCGCGAATGTGCCGACTTCCTTAATATAATCTATCCCAATAGGTTGAGCTTTGAGGTCTGCCTGCGGGAAGATCGGACGCAGCTGGTCAATGTCCACAACTACGGGCAGAAGTGCATGGAGTTCCGCTGGCAAAG CTACATCATCAACGAGTTCTTCTCGGTAGTGTTCAATCCACCCATTTTCCGGCTCAAGGGCCACCACTCCAAGCTGTGCGAGATCAAGGTGTCCGTGTTCGAGCGGCTGGTGCACTTCAGGCGCATTCCCATCGTGTTGGAGGTGCACCGCATCCTCGACCGTGCCACTCTGATCGCCAAGCAGGAACTGGAGGAGGTCGAATCCATCGACGATCCGAAGTGGAAGGAAGACAGCTATGTGGAGCACGTCTTTCTGCACCTGAACATCCGCAGCACTCTGAAGCCCGCTCTGGACACCTCCGAGGAATTGGAGCCCGGAGAAAGAATTGATCCCACGGCTGGTCCTGAGCCCTGCTCACAATTCGGTGCTGGAGCTGGCGGGGGAATAGGATCGGGAGACGGTCCTGCGCCACCAACTCTGCAAACCGAGGAGCAGCGAAAGGAGGCGGAGCGCAAAGAGCTGATCTCCCGACTGGTGGCCAAGAGCAAGCTCAACTCCAACGAGGTCATCGAACTGAGCATGGCCATCGACCAGCGGATCACCATTTTCGAGAAGCTCTTCTGGAAGTATCTCAGCAAGTCCAAGTTCATGCGCATCAGCGCGGAACGCAAGCGGCAGAAGTTGGTCAAGACCTACGAGCAAGTAATAGCGCCCGATGACACTATTCCTCCGGAGACTACCACGGAAATTGATAGAAA